A single Prevotella sp. E15-22 DNA region contains:
- a CDS encoding LexA family transcriptional regulator gives MIMKDEEILKADVSTELELPMYDAIAAGFPITSDYPADRLDFNRDFIKHPESTFYVKVKGDSMKEAGIFDGDLCLVDKAEEMVHGNIVAAYVNGGFTVKYLDTSTKDQGFIRLVPANKDFKPFIIDSSDEFSVWGKVIFTIRDWRNSYCLP, from the coding sequence ATGATAATGAAAGACGAAGAGATATTAAAAGCGGATGTATCTACGGAGCTCGAGCTTCCGATGTACGATGCGATAGCAGCAGGATTCCCTATAACAAGCGACTATCCTGCAGACAGGCTTGACTTCAACCGCGATTTCATCAAGCATCCCGAAAGCACCTTCTATGTGAAGGTGAAGGGCGATTCGATGAAGGAAGCCGGCATCTTCGATGGCGACCTGTGCTTGGTGGACAAAGCGGAGGAGATGGTACATGGCAATATCGTGGCTGCGTATGTCAACGGCGGATTTACGGTGAAGTACCTCGATACTTCGACGAAAGACCAGGGCTTCATCCGATTGGTGCCTGCCAATAAGGATTTCAAGCCGTTTATCATCGATTCCTCAGACGAGTTCTCTGTCTGGGGAAAGGTTATCTTTACGATTAGAGACTGGAGGAACAGCTATTGTTTGCCATAG